The Legionella lansingensis DNA window ATATTTTCCTACAACTGCAAGAAAATATTAAAGAAAGATATCTTCCAATAAAGTACGTGCTCACCCATCAGCTTCATCGTGTCATTCACATCATATTATTACTTTTCATTAGTGCGTGTGGAAGTTATACGTTAATGGGGTATCTTTCTACTTATCTGCATGAGTTTCTGCATATACCACTTAATCAAGCCTATCAAATACAGACTCTATTTATTGTGTTTACGTTGCTGTTTGTACCTTTGTTTGCTTATATTTCTGATAAGGTTGGTCGCAAAAATGTTTTACTATTCTCTATTGTCGGTTATTTAATTTTTGCGCTGCCAAGCTTTTGGTTGTTACAGCATATTCCAGCGTGGTGGGTCCTGGTGCCATTAATTATTTTTTATAGTGCCGAACAAGCTGTTACTCCCGTTGTCATGGCTGAAATGTTTTCAGGCAAAGGACGTTATACTGGGATCTCAATTGCCTACAATATCTGTATGGCACTTGTTGGTGGTTTTTCCCCGGCAATTAACACCTGGTTGATTAACCGTTTTAATACAATGATGATCGCTTATTATGTTATCTTTTGTGCTCTGGTTTCGTTACTTATTGTCTTAAAGCGTTTGCCTAAAGAGTATGGGCTTGAAAGCAATCTAGCAACCGCATAATTCCCCCTGGGATTCACTGTAGCCGCGGTTGAAGCAAAAAATAACTACAAAATTATTCCCAATACCACTTCGCGTTGTTCATTAAGTAACACATTGAATGTGCGACAAGCTGCACCAATGGACATTGACTCCAGCCCAACTCCACGCTTGGCTAACGTTTGTATTATTAAAGAAGAAGGGAAATGGCCCTGCTTTTCATGACCGATAATGATAATCTTTGGTTGGTATCGCAAAAGAGGCCATACGGATTCTTCATCGAGCTCATTGACAGCGCGAATGGGCCAATCTTTGATGATCTCCTGACTGCTAATAATTAAGCTACTTTGGTAAGCGACTGAATCAATCTGAATTTCTCGTTCACTATAAGCTTGGATGCTATATTTGTCGTTTGCTTCCAGGTTGATATGCATGGTGTTTAATTGAGTGATAATTTATACTATTTGTTTAGTATACCATAGAGGCGAAAAACATGAGTCAATTTCCCCGCATCAAGCGCTTGCCACCTTATGTGTTTAATACTCTAAATCAATTAAAATCTGAGGCGCGGGCGCGAGGCGAGGACATTATTGACTTTGGCATGGGGAACCCTGATCAGCCAACGCCGCAGCACATCGTTGATAAATTAATAGAAACGGTCCAACGTCCAGATACTCATCGTTACTCCATGTCGAAAGGAATTCCTCGTCTGCGCCGTGCCATGGCGACTTGGTACAAGAAAAATTATGATGTTACCTTGGATAGTGAAACACAAGTTCTAACGACCATTGGCTCAAAGGAAGGACTTGCCCATCTGGCATTGGCAATTAGTGGTCCTGGTGACACCGTTCTTGTTCCCGATCCTGCTTATCCTATACACACCTATGGTTTTATTATTGCTGGTGCGAATGTTAAACAGATTCCCTTGATTGATGAAAATCAATTCTTAGAGGCTGTTGAGGTAGCTATAGAACAAACTTGGCCAAGACCAAAAGCTTTGGTGATTAACTTCCCCGCAAATCCCAGCACTCATTGTGTTGAATACGATTTTTTTGAGCGTGTCGTCGCTCTGGCTCATCGCCACGGAATATGGATTATTCACGATTTAGCCTATGCTGATATCGTTTTTGATGGTTATAGGGCCCCCTCTATCCTACAAGTTCCTGGTGCGATTGATGTCGCAGTTGAGACGTACTCCATGTCTAAATCTTATAACATGCCTGGTTGGCGAGTGGGATTTGCTTGTGGCAATGAAGAGTTGGTGGCAGCTCTTACGCGCATTAAATCCTATCTGGATTATGGGACATTCACTCCTATTCAAGTAGCAGCAATTGCTGCACTTGAGGGTCCTGATGATTGCATCCATGAAATTAGAAACTTATATGAGCAGCGACGCAATATTTTATGTGATGGTTTACAAGATATGGGTTGGTATGTTGAAAAACCTAAGGCAACGATGTTTGTTTGGGCCCCAATTCCTGCATCTTACCGACATTTAGGATCCCTTGAGTTTTCTAAGTATCTTTTAAAAGAAGCATGTGTAGCTGTATCACCAGGTATCGGTTTTGGTCAACAAGGTGATAACTACGTACGGTTTGGTTTAATTGAGAATCACCAACGCACACGCCAAGCGCTACGTAATTTAAAGGCACTATTTAAACGAGACGGTTATTTGCAGGCTGTTTAAATGCAAATCGTAGTCAATGGAGAAACACAAGCCCCCGCCGGCAGTAAGCAACTCGCGAGTCATGGAGGGTATTATCCCAACGCTTTGACTTGCTTGGGTTGTGAGGCAACCAATCCACCTTTAGCAGATGTATTACGCCTGTTTCACCAATTGGATGGTCAATGGTTAATTGCTTCCCCTGTTCATTGGGAGGCAACTCATAATGATGCAATGATTGTGGCCGCAGATGCCGATCTTCATTTGGATAAGGAAGAGTCCCATTTATGGTTTGCAAGGGTAGCTGAATTTTTAAAAGCGAGTGACATTGAGTGCTTTTATCATGATGCTTGTACTTGGCTTCTAAAGCTAGATGGTAAACCAGGAATTACAAGTAAATCCGTTTACTCAATTCTTCACCAATCGATAATGCCTACCCTAAATGCTCTTGATAAAACCCTATTTTGGCAACGACTGCTCACTGAACTCCAAATGTATTTAAGTTCATGTCCTCTCAACATGGAACGCGAAAACAAGCCAACCATTAATGGGCTTTGGCTATGGGGGGAAGGGGAGTTCTATCCTAAAACTCAACAAACAATCCTTACTGACGATGAAGTATTTCTTAATCTTGCTGGAGAACTGGGTCAATTCGAAAGGATATCTTCATTTTCAATATTGGAAAAAGATAACCTAATTTTGATTAAATATCCCAATCACATTGACCTATCTGCTCTACAGCAAACAGTGCAAAAGAATAAAGTTAATTGGTATTGGAATAACTTGGGTTACTCCCAGCAACCCCGTAGGTGGTGGTCGAGACTATGGAGAAAATAATAATATGCGGATTAAACAACGAGAAGTTCCACCTGTACTTCCCTCTTTGTCGAGTTATCCTGCTTTCCTTCAACGAATTTATGCGTCCCGTGGTATTCATCATGAAGTCGAGCTAGACAGAAGTCTTAAGGCCCTGTTGCCTTTTCAATCATTGATTGATATCGAAAAAGCAGCTTCTCGTTTAGAAGAAGCGCTACGTGCGCAAGAGAAGATCTTGATTGTTGGTGATTTTGATGCGGATGGTGCCACTTCAACAGCACTTGCCATTTCGGCATTACGTATCATGGGGGCTTCACAGGTTGAGTTTCTGGTGCCTAATCGTTTTGATTTTGGTTATGGTTTAACTCCTGCCATTATTGATATAGCAAAAAAGTGGCAACCTCATTTAATCATCACCGTTGATAATGGTATCGCCAGCATTGAAGGCGTTGAGGCAGCAAACGCTCACGGTATCGATGTACTAATTACTGATCATCATTTACCAGGAGACACTTTACCTAAAGCGTGTGCGATCGTTAATCCTAATCAAGCGGGTGATCTTTTTCCCAGTAAATCCATCGCTGGGGTAGGGGTGATTTTTTATGTCATGCTTGCTTTAAGGCGAAAGCTCATTACAACAAATTGGTTTGCATCGCAAGGATTAACTGAGCCCAATATGGCTCAGTTCCTCGATCTAGTTGCTCTTGGTACCGTTGCTGATGTTGTTCCCTTAGATCAAAATAACCGTATTATGGTTAATCAAGGTCTGGCTCGTATTCGTCAGGGTCAGTGTCGTCCCGGAATCCAAGCGTTAATTGAGATATCTGGTCGCGTCTGTTCTCGACTACGTGAAAGTGATTTAGGTTTTGCTGTAGCTCCAAGGTTGAATGCCGCGGGAAGATTAGATGATATGTCATTAGGGATCGAATGTCTTCTTAGTGACAACTTGGAAAAAGCACAGATGTTAGCCTCTCATTTGGATGAACTAAATCAAGAGCGACGAGTGATTGAGGCTGAGATGAAAGAGCAAGCGATGGTAGCTGTCGAGAAATTAACAAAAAAAATGGAACACTCTCATCAGTTACCTGTTGCTTTGTGTCTGGTTGATGCCTCTTGGCATCAGGGTGTCATTGGGATCCTTGCGGGTCGTCTGAAAGAGCGCTATCACAGGCCTGTGATAGCGTTTGCCAAAGTAAGTGAGACTGAGTTAAAAGGCTCCGCGCGTTCAGTACAGGGATTAAATGTCCGTGATGCTCTTGCAGCTGTCGACAAAGATAATCCTGGTTTAATCACAAAATTTGGAGGGCATGCCATGGCCGCTGGCTTAAGCATCTCCCCTGCAAACTTTAGTGATTTTCAGCAGGCTTTTATTGCTGAAGTAGAGAAACACATTGATATATCCCAATGTCATGGGGAACTTTGGACGGATGGTCCTTTGGGCGCTGCTGATTTGAACATTGAAACGGCGATGGTTTTACAAGAAGCAGGTCCTTGGGGTCAACAATTTCCTGAGCCTTGTTTCGATAACATTTTTGAGGTGATTGACCAACGTTTGGTGGGGCAACACCACTTGAAATTAACGTTGGCTCATCCAGAGGGTGGCCTATTTGATGCCATTGCCTTTAATATTGATGTGAACCTTTGGCCAAATTATCGTGCGAAGCAGATTCATGCAGCTTATAAGTTGGATATCAATACTTATCAAGGCCGAACCCGATTGCAATTGGTGATTGAAGCTTTGCAGTTGTATAATTAATTTGTATAATTTAAGGTCAACTGACCAGAATATCAGGTATTTTCGTTGTTATCTTCAGCACTAATTTCGCCCATATCTATTGCGCCAATGATTGATTGGACGTACACACATTTCCGCGTATTTATGCGCTTGATTGCGCCTCGCGCGCTGCTTTATACGGATATGCAGACCATTGGGGCGGTCATTAGCAATCCACGGACCCTTTTTTTTGATGCATCAGAGCACCCCTTAGCGCTGCAATTGGGTGGCGCTGATAGAGAAAAGTTGATTGAATGCGCAAAGATGGCTCAGGAACGAGGATTTAACGAAGTTAATTTAAATTTAGGTTGTCCCAGCGACAAAGTGCAAGCTGGGCGTTTTGGGGCTTGCTTAATGGCGGAACCTGAGCGAGTAGCGGAGTGTATCAATGCTATGAAAAATACTGTTGCTATTCCTGTGACAGCAAAAACGAGAATCGGAATAGATCATTGTGACAATTATGAGTTCTTTGCATCATTTGCCCATAAATTAGTGAGTGCCGGTTGTGATAAATTGATTGTGCATGCACGAAAAGCTTGGCTTCATGGTTTAAGCCCCAAACAAAATCGTACCATTCCACCTTTGCATTATCAGTTTGTTTACCAAATTAAACAAGAATTGCCCAATATACCTATTGTAATCAATGGCAATATTAATAGTCTTGAGGAAATTAAGGAGCACCTTTCACATGTAGATGGTGCTATGCTTGGAAGACTTGCTTGCCAAAATCCTTATGCGTTAGCGGCTATACACCATTACTATTATCCAAACCTTGCTCTTCCTAGTCGCTATGATATTTTAGAAAAATATCTAAATTATGTTGAGGAAAAATTTTCTGAGGGAGTAGCATTGAGTATCCTACTCAAACCGTTGTTTAATTTTGCCCATGGCTTACCGGGATCAAAACGCTGGAAAGAGAGCCTTTTGAGAGTTCAACAAACTCGGCAACTTGCGGAATTACGTGAAGTGACAGTGGGGTTGTGATTTTAATCGATGAAAAGGTGTACAACAGAACCTATAATATAGAATGTTACTATGGCTTAATTTATCACTATTATTGTATAGCGGATCAATAGAAAAGTAGGTTGGGGCCTTGGCCCCACTTAAGTGATATGATGCTCTAAAGTTGTTGGGCCAAGGTCCAACTTACAAATTATACAATCAAAATGTTTTTAAAATTGCCCGCTGAAAAGCTATTTCCATAGCTTTACATGGCATTTTTAACAATTTTTTAGTAAATTAAGCGGTTTTAAAAGCTCGAATTGTCTAGAGGATTATCAAGGCTATGCTAAATACCCTGATGAAAAAAATGTTTGGTAGCCGCAATGAACGTACTTTGCGACGCATGGAAAAAACAGTGCAAGCTATAAATGCATTTGAGCCGCAAATGCAAGCACTGTCTGATGAAGAATTGGCTGCTAAGACAGCTCATTTTAAATCCCGTCTCGCTGACGGTGAAACATTGGATGAGCTCTTAGCCGAGGCATTTGCTGCGGTACGCGAAGTTGCGGTTCGTACATTAGGATTAAGGCATTTTGATGTCCAATTAATGGGTGGAATGGTTCTTCACGAGGGCAATATTGCAGAGATGCGTACAGGGGAAGGTAAAACATTGGTCGCAACACTTCCTGCCTATCTAAACGCTTTAACTGACCGTGGTGTTCATATTGTCACTGTTAACGATTACTTAGCAAAGCGCGATAGCCAATGGATGAAACCTATTTATGAATTTTTAGGCTTGACGGTTGGGGTGATTTATCCCGATATGCCACATGCGGAAAAGCAAGCTGCCTACCGATCTGACATTGTTTATGGAACTAATAATGAGTTTGGTTTTGACTATTTGCGCGACAATATGGCTTTTAGTCTAGGAGATAAGGTTCAGGGTGAGTTGAACTTTGCCATCGTCGATGAAGTGGATTCAATTCTCATCGATGAAGCCCGCACCCCATTAATTATTTCAGGAGCAGCTGAGGGCAGTTCCGAGCTTTATAGAAAAGTAAATGAGTTAATCCCACAATTGAAAAAACAACAGGAAGAGGGGGATGGTGGACACTACACTGTTGATGAAAAGCAAAAGCAGGCTCATTTAACAGAAACAGGTCATCAGTTTATCGAGGATTTACTGATTGAAAAGAACTTACTTGATCCAGGTGAGAGTCTTTATCATGCAGGTAATATCATTTTGATGCATCATGTGAATGCAGCTTTGCGTGCGCATGCAATGTTTCATCGTGATGTTGATTATATTGTTAAAGACAATCAAGTTGTTATTGTGGATGAGCATACTGGCCGTACCATGTCTGGTCGGCGTTGGTCAGAAGGGTTACATCAAGCCATTGAAGCAAAAGAACATGTTGCTATACAAAATGAAAACCAAACATTGGCATCCATTACTTTTCAGAATTATTTCAGACTCTACAATAAGCTATCCGGGATGACTGGAACTGCAGATACGGAAGCCTATGAATTTCAACAAATTTATAATCTCGAAGTTGTCGTTATTCCTACAAACAAACCGATGATTCGTCATGATCAACCGGATTTGGTTTATCTGACACAAAAGGATAAATATGAAGCAGTCATTGAAGATGTCAAAGATTGTGTGAAGCGCAAGCAGCCTGTCCTAGTGGGAACTGCATCTATTGAAGCTTCTGAATTACTTAGTCAGTTACTAAAAAAAGCCGGCGTTAAACACCAGGTTTTAAACGCCAAATTTCATGAAAAAGAAGCACAAATTGTGGCTGAAGCAGGTAGACCCGGTGTTGTGACCATTGCAACCAATATGGCAGGACGAGGAACAGATATCGTGTTGGGAGGTAGTCTAGCCGCAGAGCTCGCATCGTTATCAGAAGAGGCAACTGATATTGAACGCCAAGCGATTAAATCAGACTGGCAGAAGCGCCATGAAGAAGTCATCGCAGCAGGTGGCTTGCGGATCATTGGTTCAGAGCGTCATGAGTCTCGTCGCATTGATAATCAGCTGCGAGGTCGCGCTGGCCGTCAAGGGGATCCAGGTAGTAGTCGATTTTATTTATCATTAGACGATAACCTCATGCGAATTTTTGCCTCAGAACGTGTAGCATCAATGATGCGTCGATTGGGGATGAAGCCGGGCGAGCCTATAGAACATAACCTGGTGACCAGAGCAATTGAGAATGCTCAGCGTAAGCTTGAAGGGCATCATTTTGATGTTCGGAAACA harbors:
- a CDS encoding MFS transporter, encoding MHKYRNITACIIGNALEWYEFSLFAYLSPVIASLFFPNANKIASLLATLLVFAAGFVVRPLGSIVLGHLGDQFGRAKTLKFTILLMSISSVLTGFLPTYQQAGLLAPVLLIICRLLQGFCIGGEFAGSMIYLSESADAKHRAFVSSMTNNGSNIGVLTAIVACTIFSNLFGNDLLSAYGWRILFISGGFLGIIGLWLRRDLSESDIFLQLQENIKERYLPIKYVLTHQLHRVIHIILLLFISACGSYTLMGYLSTYLHEFLHIPLNQAYQIQTLFIVFTLLFVPLFAYISDKVGRKNVLLFSIVGYLIFALPSFWLLQHIPAWWVLVPLIIFYSAEQAVTPVVMAEMFSGKGRYTGISIAYNICMALVGGFSPAINTWLINRFNTMMIAYYVIFCALVSLLIVLKRLPKEYGLESNLATA
- a CDS encoding Mth938-like domain-containing protein; its protein translation is MHINLEANDKYSIQAYSEREIQIDSVAYQSSLIISSQEIIKDWPIRAVNELDEESVWPLLRYQPKIIIIGHEKQGHFPSSLIIQTLAKRGVGLESMSIGAACRTFNVLLNEQREVVLGIIL
- the alaC gene encoding alanine transaminase, producing MSQFPRIKRLPPYVFNTLNQLKSEARARGEDIIDFGMGNPDQPTPQHIVDKLIETVQRPDTHRYSMSKGIPRLRRAMATWYKKNYDVTLDSETQVLTTIGSKEGLAHLALAISGPGDTVLVPDPAYPIHTYGFIIAGANVKQIPLIDENQFLEAVEVAIEQTWPRPKALVINFPANPSTHCVEYDFFERVVALAHRHGIWIIHDLAYADIVFDGYRAPSILQVPGAIDVAVETYSMSKSYNMPGWRVGFACGNEELVAALTRIKSYLDYGTFTPIQVAAIAALEGPDDCIHEIRNLYEQRRNILCDGLQDMGWYVEKPKATMFVWAPIPASYRHLGSLEFSKYLLKEACVAVSPGIGFGQQGDNYVRFGLIENHQRTRQALRNLKALFKRDGYLQAV
- the recJ gene encoding single-stranded-DNA-specific exonuclease RecJ, translating into MRIKQREVPPVLPSLSSYPAFLQRIYASRGIHHEVELDRSLKALLPFQSLIDIEKAASRLEEALRAQEKILIVGDFDADGATSTALAISALRIMGASQVEFLVPNRFDFGYGLTPAIIDIAKKWQPHLIITVDNGIASIEGVEAANAHGIDVLITDHHLPGDTLPKACAIVNPNQAGDLFPSKSIAGVGVIFYVMLALRRKLITTNWFASQGLTEPNMAQFLDLVALGTVADVVPLDQNNRIMVNQGLARIRQGQCRPGIQALIEISGRVCSRLRESDLGFAVAPRLNAAGRLDDMSLGIECLLSDNLEKAQMLASHLDELNQERRVIEAEMKEQAMVAVEKLTKKMEHSHQLPVALCLVDASWHQGVIGILAGRLKERYHRPVIAFAKVSETELKGSARSVQGLNVRDALAAVDKDNPGLITKFGGHAMAAGLSISPANFSDFQQAFIAEVEKHIDISQCHGELWTDGPLGAADLNIETAMVLQEAGPWGQQFPEPCFDNIFEVIDQRLVGQHHLKLTLAHPEGGLFDAIAFNIDVNLWPNYRAKQIHAAYKLDINTYQGRTRLQLVIEALQLYN
- the dusA gene encoding tRNA dihydrouridine(20/20a) synthase DusA; translation: MIDWTYTHFRVFMRLIAPRALLYTDMQTIGAVISNPRTLFFDASEHPLALQLGGADREKLIECAKMAQERGFNEVNLNLGCPSDKVQAGRFGACLMAEPERVAECINAMKNTVAIPVTAKTRIGIDHCDNYEFFASFAHKLVSAGCDKLIVHARKAWLHGLSPKQNRTIPPLHYQFVYQIKQELPNIPIVINGNINSLEEIKEHLSHVDGAMLGRLACQNPYALAAIHHYYYPNLALPSRYDILEKYLNYVEEKFSEGVALSILLKPLFNFAHGLPGSKRWKESLLRVQQTRQLAELREVTVGL
- the secA gene encoding preprotein translocase subunit SecA: MLNTLMKKMFGSRNERTLRRMEKTVQAINAFEPQMQALSDEELAAKTAHFKSRLADGETLDELLAEAFAAVREVAVRTLGLRHFDVQLMGGMVLHEGNIAEMRTGEGKTLVATLPAYLNALTDRGVHIVTVNDYLAKRDSQWMKPIYEFLGLTVGVIYPDMPHAEKQAAYRSDIVYGTNNEFGFDYLRDNMAFSLGDKVQGELNFAIVDEVDSILIDEARTPLIISGAAEGSSELYRKVNELIPQLKKQQEEGDGGHYTVDEKQKQAHLTETGHQFIEDLLIEKNLLDPGESLYHAGNIILMHHVNAALRAHAMFHRDVDYIVKDNQVVIVDEHTGRTMSGRRWSEGLHQAIEAKEHVAIQNENQTLASITFQNYFRLYNKLSGMTGTADTEAYEFQQIYNLEVVVIPTNKPMIRHDQPDLVYLTQKDKYEAVIEDVKDCVKRKQPVLVGTASIEASELLSQLLKKAGVKHQVLNAKFHEKEAQIVAEAGRPGVVTIATNMAGRGTDIVLGGSLAAELASLSEEATDIERQAIKSDWQKRHEEVIAAGGLRIIGSERHESRRIDNQLRGRAGRQGDPGSSRFYLSLDDNLMRIFASERVASMMRRLGMKPGEPIEHNLVTRAIENAQRKLEGHHFDVRKQLLDYDNVANEQRKVIYTQRAGLMAIKDPQETVEAMRQDVIYSLVDNFIPPQSLEDQWDLQGLSQALLEDFKIKADINEWIESDHSLQPEQIRDRIYALCSDRYKEKEKLTGREILANFEKSVILQTLDNHWREHLAAMDHLRQGIHLRGYAQKDPKQEYKREAFTLFSMMLDNLKYDIIRLLSSVEVQTEADVNAAEEQRRAEQAQKMQFLHQDDSVTDTQQTGDTTFRRVEKKIGRNEPCPCGSGKKYKVCHGSLA